One window of the bacterium genome contains the following:
- a CDS encoding aspartyl protease family protein translates to MIKIDGRKCWTLFDTGARNTYVIPTVASVLTTSEMPHPIRSALGGEVKETNRTALLQAEVEGHLISTHAMVIDQIGDDEDGKSIEVLFGALAMQQWGIRPIPDEEKLDLSHYPEEFVEF, encoded by the coding sequence ATGATTAAAATTGACGGACGGAAGTGTTGGACGTTGTTCGACACGGGGGCTCGCAATACTTATGTAATCCCCACGGTTGCATCGGTCCTTACCACTTCGGAAATGCCTCACCCGATCCGAAGTGCACTAGGTGGAGAAGTGAAAGAAACCAACAGAACAGCACTTCTTCAGGCAGAAGTAGAAGGACACCTAATCTCCACTCACGCGATGGTCATTGACCAGATTGGCGATGATGAAGATGGCAAGTCCATTGAGGTGCTTTTTGGAGCCTTGGCTATGCAACAGTGGGGAATTCGTCCTATTCCCGATGAAGAAAAACTGGATCTTTCTCACTATCCAGAAGAGTTTGTAGAGTTCTAA
- a CDS encoding HEPN domain-containing protein produces the protein MKTSIDHLPFRKQRELETITKLISHATRVEMIILFGSYARGDFVDSDFRYDKEEGHFTSYESDFDIMVIVKDEKKPEDFKIWGKVENQISRKIPTPVSLIIEDIEHVNEQLSVGRYFYADIKKEGILLYDSKRFQLARARKLTPGMKKKLAEEDYKTWFKNAKVSFKHYGYAIGDKNYNKAAFELHQTAEALYTGTSLVLTGYKPRTHDLEKLTKRMEKIDQDFCKIFPRKEGEEKRLFELLKKAYVDARYKKSYKITKSELEYLAERVKKLRRLSLKKCREKLKQFEQEIKKA, from the coding sequence ATGAAAACAAGCATAGACCATCTTCCTTTCAGGAAACAGAGGGAATTGGAGACTATTACCAAGCTTATCTCTCATGCCACCAGGGTAGAGATGATCATTCTCTTTGGTAGCTATGCCAGGGGAGACTTTGTTGACTCTGACTTTCGCTATGATAAAGAAGAAGGGCACTTTACCAGCTATGAGTCTGACTTTGACATTATGGTGATTGTAAAGGATGAGAAAAAGCCTGAGGATTTTAAGATCTGGGGAAAGGTAGAGAATCAGATCAGCCGTAAAATCCCTACCCCGGTAAGCTTAATCATTGAGGATATTGAGCATGTCAATGAACAACTCTCGGTTGGCAGATACTTCTATGCTGACATCAAAAAAGAGGGCATCTTACTCTATGACTCAAAGAGGTTCCAATTAGCCAGGGCAAGAAAGCTTACTCCGGGAATGAAGAAGAAGCTGGCAGAGGAGGATTATAAGACTTGGTTTAAGAATGCAAAGGTATCTTTTAAGCATTATGGGTATGCAATTGGAGATAAAAATTATAACAAAGCCGCTTTTGAACTCCACCAGACTGCTGAAGCCCTATACACGGGCACTTCCCTTGTCCTTACTGGTTACAAACCCAGAACCCATGATTTAGAGAAACTGACCAAGAGGATGGAGAAGATTGACCAGGATTTCTGTAAGATCTTTCCAAGAAAAGAAGGTGAAGAAAAGAGATTGTTTGAACTCCTTAAAAAAGCCTATGTTGATGCAAGATACAAAAAATCATACAAGATTACCAAATCTGAACTGGAATACTTAGCGGAAAGGGTAAAGAAACTGCGTAGATTATCATTGAAAAAATGTCGTGAGAAGCTTAAGCAATTTGAACAGGAAATTAAAAAAGCCTAA